Proteins encoded within one genomic window of Carassius gibelio isolate Cgi1373 ecotype wild population from Czech Republic chromosome A4, carGib1.2-hapl.c, whole genome shotgun sequence:
- the LOC127972277 gene encoding shaker-related potassium channel tsha2 gives MTVVPGENLEETVALAALSQDVYDPERADQECCERVVINISGLRFETQLKTLAQFPATLLGDPRKRMRFFDPLRNEYFFDRNRPSFDAILYYYQSGGRLRRPVNVPVDIFMEEIKFYELGEEVIENFREDEGFIKEEERPLPENEFQRQVWLLFEYPESSGPARGIAIVSVLVILISIVIFCLETLPEFREDGKMNEESLALNGTASSKKPNPFTDPFFIVETLCIIWFSFELLVRFLACPSKPAFFKNIMNTIDIVAIIPYFITLGLELAEHQGNGQQAMSLAILRVIRLVRVFRIFKLSRHSKGLQILGKTLQASMRELGLLIFFLFIGVILFSSAVYFAETDDPESGFSSIPDAFWWAVVSMTTVGYGDMCPVTIGGKIVGSLCAIAGVLTIALPVPVIVSNFNYFYHRETEHEEQMEYTHVTCGQQQPSFGEFNTSDSKPSLAKSDYLDSEDGDSVKYTNCSPHKAHTGRLTDV, from the coding sequence ATGACTGTGGTGCCCGGGGAGAACCTCGAAGAGACTGTGGCATTGGCAGCCCTGTCCCAAGATGTTTACGACCCTGAACGGGCAGACCAGGAGTGCTGCGAGCGGGTGGTTATCAACATCTCCGGCTTGCGCTTCGAAACCCAACTAAAAACACTGGCGCAGTTCCCCGCCACCCTACTCGGTGACCCCAGGAAAAGAATGCGCTTCTTCGACCCTCTGAGGAACGAGTACTTCTTCGACAGGAACCGACCGAGCTTTGATGCCATCCTCTACTACTATCAGTCTGGGGGCAGGCTGAGGAGACCCGTCAATGTTCCCGTGGACATCTTCATGGAGGAGATCAAATTCTACGAGTTAGGAGAAGAAGTCATTGAGAATTTTAGGGAGGACGAGGGGTTCATCAAGGAGGAAGAGCGACCTTTGCCCGAAAACGAGTTTCAGAGACAGGTCTGGCTGCTGTTCGAGTACCCCGAGAGCTCTGGACCCGCGAGGGGCATCGCAATCGTCTCGGTGCTCGTCATCTTGATATCAATTGTCATCTTTTGCTTGGAGACTTTACCTGAGTTTAGGGAGGATGGGAAAATGAACGAGGAGAGCCTCGCACTCAATGGAACTGCCAGTTCAAAGAAGCCCAATCCATTCACAGACCCCTTCTTTATTGTGGAGACCCTGTGTATAATCTGGTTCTCTTTTGAATTGCTCGTGAGGTTCCTCGCGTGCCCAAGCAAGCCCGCCTTCTTTAAGAATATCATGAACACGATTGACATCGTGGCTATTATCCCCTACTTCATCACCTTGGGTCTGGAGTTGGCCGAGCATCAGGGTAACGGCCAGCAGGCCATGTCTCTGGCCATCCTGAGGGTCATTCGCTTGGTGCGGGTGTTCCGCATATTCAAGCTTTCCAGACACTCAAAAGGGCTTCAGATCTTGGGCAAGACCCTGCAAGCGAGCATGCGAGAGCTGGGTCTCCTCATATTCTTCCTTTTCATTGGAGTTATACTGTTCTCCAGCGCCGTGTATTTCGCCGAGACGGACGACCCCGAATCGGGGTTCAGCAGCATCCCCGATGCCTTCTGGTGGGCAGTGGTTTCCATGACCACTGTGGGCTACGGGGACATGTGCCCAGTCACCATCGGTGGCAAAATAGTGGGCTCTTTATGTGCCATCGCCGGTGTGCTCACCATTGCGCTTCCAGTGCCCGTCATCGTGTCCAATTTCAATTACTTCTACCACAGGGAGACCGAGCACGAGGAGCAGATGGAGTACACGCACGTGACGTGTGGCCAGCAGCAGCCCTCGTTTGGTGAATTTAATACGAGTGACAGCAAACCGTCCCTTGCTAAATCAGACTATTTGGATTCAGAGGATGGAGATTCGGTCAAGTACACCAACTGCAGCCCCCATAAAGCACACACGGGGAGGCTTACTGATGTATGA